The genomic interval AAGAAATCGCCATCCTCGACGTGCGCGAGGAAGACCCATTCGCCCAATGCCACCCCCTGTTTGCAGCCAACTTGCCATTGGGCCGTATCGAAGCCGATGCTTGGACGCGCATCCCTCGCTTGGACACCTTCATCGTGGTGTACGGCACTGCGTTCAATGGCGACGACCTCGCCCTGCCCGCAGCCCGCACCTTGAAACGCATGGGCTACACCAACGTGCATCTGCTTGCCGGTGGCCTCCAAGGCTGGCAAGACGCAGGCGGCGAAGTGTTCCGCGATGTCAACGTGCCCAGCAAATCGTTTGGTGAGTTGGTCGAATCCAAGCGTCACACGCCGTCGCTCTCCGCGCAAGAAGTCAAAGCCCTCATCGATGCCAAAGCCAATGTGGTGGTGATGGACGCACGCCGTTTTGACGAGTACCAAACCATGAGCATTCCCAGCGGCATCAGCGTGCCTGGGGCTGAGCTGGTGTTACGTGCCCGCGCACTCGCGCCCAATGCCACCACGCGCATCATCGTGAACTGTGCGGGCCGCACGCGCAGCATCATTGGTACGCAGTCGCTCATCAACTCAGGCATTCCCAACCCCGTGAGCGCCCTGCGCAACGGCACGATTGGTTGGACCTTGGCAGGCCAAGAGCTGGTCAAAGGTGCGAGCGATCATTTCCCCGAGGTGGACGACGCCACCCGAGCCAAAGCCGCTGCCAGCGCATTTGCGGTGGCCATGCGCGCTGGTGTGAAACGCGTGCGTTTGGATGAGCTCAACACATGGTTGGCCGACCCCACACGGACCACGTATTTCTTTGATGTGCGCACACCCGAAGAATACGCAGCGGGCCATGTGGCCGGTGCACGCAGCGCCCCCGGCGGCCAGCTGGTGCAAGAGACCGACCACCAAGCTGCCGTGCGTGGCGCACGCATCGTGCTGTGCGACACCGATGGCACACGCGCCCACATGTCGGCCTCGTGGCTAGCCCAAATGGGTTGGGAGGTGTATGTGGTGTCAGGCCTCACGGCCGAAGACTTCACACACACCGACACACCGCCGTTGCCATTGCCAGATACACAAGGTCAAGTCACATCCGTCAACGTTGAACAAGTCAAAGCTTGGCTGGCCGACCGCAACAGCCACACCGTGGTGCTGGACTTCAGCACCAGCGCCCAATACATCCAAGGCCACATCCACAGCGCGTGGTGGGTGCTGCGCACGCAGCTCAAAGAATCGCTCGCGGCCGCTCACAAAGGCTACCGCTATGTGCTGACCTGCCAAAACGGCAGCGTGTCACGCTTTGCCGTGGCCGATGTCCAAGCGCTGGCCAAAGCAGGCGTGGACGTGGTGTGGCTGGAAGGCGGCAACGCCGCTTGGGTGGCCGCCGGTGGCAAGCTGCAAACAGGCGACCACCAAATCGCCGTTGAGCGCGTGGACCGCTACCGCCGCCCCTACGAGGGCACCAACAACCCCGTGGAAGCCATGCAGGGCTACCTCGACTGGGAGTTTGGTTTGGTTGAGCAGCTCGCCCGCGATGGCACACACCATTTCAGGGTGATTTAAATATTGCTACAGTCTTGCCTGAAGTTTTTAACCCTGATCACAGAAAAGCACATCACATGTCACGCACCGTTCAATGCATCAAACTCGGCACCGAAGCAGAGGGCCTCGACTTGCCACCGTACCCAGGCGAGCTGGGCAAGCGCATTTGGGAAAGCGTCAGCAAGCAAGCTTGGGCCGATTGGATCAAGCAACAAACCATGTTGGTGAACGAAAACCGTTTGAACTTGGCCGACCTGCGCGCCCGTGAATACCTGAAGCGTCAAATGGAAAAACATTTCTTTGGCGACGGCGCTGACGCCGTGCAAGGCTACGTGCCGCCGAGCGCATAAAACTGCGTGACGCGTCGCAACGCATGGCACGGCTGTAACAGCTGGTGCCACACCCAAGCCAGCTTTGACGAGCTGGCTTTTCTACGTCTGTGGCACGACTGGACCGCAGATGCTGCACGCCCCACGCACTTGCATGTGGTGGCACACACCGCACAGCCTTTGCAGGCAGATGCGTTGCTAACAACTGCCGCTGCACACACAGAGCTTCTTTCATTCGCACAACAACTGGCCGAACAATGCTGGGGCTTGCTGCCTGGCATACATCGCTTGCGGTTTGCGCTGAATGGCGATGCACGCCGCCACACGACTGAGACATCACAGAATTCGCACAGCCATGCCCGCCTTTCGCTCACGCTGTGCGTGGGTCAACACAAAGACTGGCCCGAGTTTGCCGACGTGCTACGCGCACACCCCATGGGCCTGTGCACCCCACCTGTCGATGCCCCCGCTTTGAACGAGCGCACCGTCACCATCATTGGTGCAGGCATTGCAGGCGCAGGCACAGCACGCGCACTGGCCGAACGCGGCTGGCAAGTGACGGTGCTGGATGCAGGGGATGCGCCTGCTGCGGGTGCATCGGGCTTGCCCGTGGGCGTGGTCGCGCCACACACCTCGCACGACGACAGTGGTGTGTCACGTCTCTCGCGTGCAGGCTTGCGACTCATGGAACAAACCATGCGCTTGTTGCTGACCGAAGGTGTGGATTGGGGTTGCACCGGCGTGCGTGAACGCCGCCTGCCCGGCAAAACCCGACGCGGCGGTGTGCCACTGAGCTGGCTCCACGAACACGCACATACCGCGAACGACTGGACACACAAAGCACCACCGCCCGCCCCCGATGACGCGTATTGGCACCCACACGGCGCGTGGCTCAGGCCTGCGCAATTGGTGCGTGCGTTGTTAGCTCATCCCAACATTCGTTGGCAAGGCCACGCGAAAGTGGATGCACTCAAGTGCATCACGCACGAGAAGCACGAGGCTTCCAACGCACCAACACCGCAGACCACAAATCCCGCTCACCTTGCAAACACAAGCGCATCAAAGTGGCAAGTTCTGCAAGGTAACAAAGTCTTAGTCGAGTCATCGCGCGTGGTGTTAGCAGCAGGCCCTGGCTCTGCGGCTCTCATTGCCACCGCCACTGAGGACGGCAGCGCACCGCGCATCAACCCGCTACGCGGACAGGTGTCTTGGGGCTTGATGGCCGATGTACCTGCGGGTACGTACATGCCTGCCACACCTGTGAACGGCAATGGCAGCTTTGTGCACAACATCACCTCGCCCGACGGACCCGCTTGGTACACCGGCGCCACCTACGACCGCATCAACGGCGATGCGCGCTTGCTGGACGCCGACCATGCCGAGAACTTAGAACGCTTGCAGGCTTTAGAGCCAGACACCGCTGCCGCACTCGCCCCCTTGTTTGCCACCGTGGGCACAGACGCCCCACGCGTACACGGTTGGGCCGGTGTGCGCTGCGGCGTGCACGACCGCTTGCCCATGACAGGACGCGTGCCCAACACACCCGAGGGCTTGTACATGAATGCGGCCATGGGCTCGCGCGGTTTGACACTGGGTTTGCTGTGCAGTGAACTGCTGGCTACACAATGGCATGGCGAGCCTTTGCCCATCGAAGCACGATTGGCCAAGTTTTTAGATGCCACGCGGTTCAATAAATGACTCACACCTCACACGATCACACAGCCCCTGCCCCTGTCAGCCTGGCCAGCGCCTTTTGGTTTTGGCTCAAGCTAGGCTTCATCAGCTTTGGTGGACCTGCGGGGCAAATTGCCATCCTGCATCAAGAGCTGGTGGAACGCCGCCGTTGGTTGTCTGAGCGACGCTTCTTGCACGCACTCAACTACTGCATGGTGTTGCCTGGGCCTGAAGCACAACAGTTGGTCACGTACATCGGCTGGCTCATGCACAAGCGTTGGGGCGGCGTGGTGGCGGGAGCGTTGTTTGTGTTGCCGTCGTTGGGCATCCTCATTGCGCTGTCGTGGGTGTACATCGCGTTTGGCGATGTGCCTTGGGTGGCCGGTTTGTTCTTTGGCATCAAGCCTGCGATCACGGCCATCGTGGTGCAAGCGGCCCATCGCATTGGTTCGCGTGCGCTGAAGAACAACGTGTTGTGGGCCATCGCTGCGGCATCATTTGTGGCCATCTTTGCACTCGATGTGCCCTTTCCGTTCATCGTGGGTGTGGCGGCTGCCGTGGGCTATGTGGGTGGCCGCGTGTCGCCTCACACCTTTCAAACCGGCGGTGGGCATGGTGCCTCCAACGCTTCGTATGGCCCTGCCTTGATTGACGACCACACGCCCACACCGGCACATGCGCATTTCAGCTACGCAGGTTTGGTCCAAGTATTGTTGGCCGGTGCCGTGTTGTGGGCCGTGCCCATGGGCGTGCTGTGTGCGGTGTTTGGTTGGGACCACAGCTTCACGCAAATGGGTTGGTTCTTCACCAAAGCGGCCTTGCTCACTTTTGGTGGCGCGTATGCCGTACTGCCCTATGTGTACCAAGGTGCGGTCGGTCAGTTTGGCTGGGTCACACCCACACAAATGATGGACGGCTTGGCCTTGGGCGAAACCACACCCGGTCCGCTCATCATGGTGGTGGCGTTTGTGGCGTTCATCGGTGGTTATGTCAAAGCGCTGCTGGGGCCTGAGAGTTTGTTCGCTGCAGGTGCCTTGGCCGCTTGCCTCGTGACGTGGTTCACGTTCTTGCCCTCGTTCATTTTCATCTTGGCGGGCGGCCCCTTGGTCGAGAGCACGCACCGTAACCTCAAATTCACCGCCCCCCTCACCGCCATCACTGCGGCGGTGGTCGGCGTTGTGCTCAACCTCGCTTTGTTCTTTGGCTACCACCTGTTGTGGCCCGAAGGTTTTGCAGGTGCGTTTGATGTGCGCTCGGCACTCATTGCCATCGCGGCAGCAGTGGCCTTGTTCAAATACAAACGCGGCGTGATGGAAGTCATCACCCTGTGTGCCTTGGTGGGTTTGGCCATCAAGCTCATTCCGCTTTAACTCCTTGCGCTGAAGCATGCACACCCTTGAACAACTGCGTCGTGGCGAACTGGCTGGCATCGAACGCTTGCAACTGCGCTGCGGCTTGACCGAGTTTCCACGCGAAATTTTTGAATTGGCTGATTCGCTGGAAATCTTAGATTTATCGGGCAACCAACTGAGCGCCCTGCCCGATGACCTGCCACGCTTGCACAAGCTACGCGTGATTTTTTGCTCGGACAACCCGTTCACCGAATTGCCCGAAGTGCTGGGCCAATGTCAGCAGCTCAGCATGGTGGGCTTCAAAGCCAACCGCATCGCGCATGTCTCGCCCAAGGCTTTGCCTCCGATGTTGCGCTGGCTCATTCTCACGGACAACGCACTCACTGAATTTCCCGCTGAAATTGGGCAATGCACGAAGATGCAAAAGCTCGCACTGGCTGGCAATCATCTACGTCGCCTGCCACCAGAGCTGGCGAAGTGCAGCCGCTTAGAACTCCTTCGCATATCAGCCAATGCGTTGACTGAATTTCCCAGCTGGCTGCTCAACATGCCACGCTTGACTTGGCTGGCCTACGCAAGCAACCCATTCTGCGAACATTTGGAATCTGCGGCGATAGCCAATGCGCCCATGCAGCACATCGCGTGGTCTCAGCTACAACTGCAACACCAACTGGGTGAAGGCGCGTCTGGTGTGATTCACCAAGCCACTCTGCGGACTCGCGAAGGTGAACAAGCCGTAGCGGTGAAGCTATTCAAAGGTGCCGTCACCAGCGATGGCTTGCCTGACTGCGAAATGGCGGCCTGCATGCACGCAGGCGCGCATCCGCATTTGGTGTCGGCCATGGCGCGCGTGGTCGAACATCCAGACGACAAACAAGCCTTGGTCATGCCGCTGATCCCGCCCGAATTTGGCAACTTGGCAGACCCTCCCAGCTTAGAGAGTTGCACGCGTGATGTGTACCCCACCCACCCACGTTTTGGCTGGCCCGCCACACTGCGCATGGCCATTGGCATGGCATCCGTCACGCAGCACTTGCACGCACGCGGCATCTTGCATGGCGACTTGTACGCGCACAACATCTTGCACACGTCTGAAGGCAATGCCCTTTTGAGCGACTTTGGCGCTGCGGCATTTTTTGATGCGGACGATGCTGCACTTGCGCAGGGTTTGGAAAAACTCGAAGTACGTGCTCTGGGTTGTTTGCTGGAAGAACTGACGATGCAGTGTGACGCCGCGTCCGCTCATTCACAGACCCGCCAACTTCAAGCCTTGGCCCAACTCGCGCAACGGTGCTTGCATGACACACCATCCCAGCGCCCTAGCTTGGCGCAGGTGTGCGCCGAGCTAGCGGCCTTGAGCCACTGAAACGCTTAAATCTTTAAGCGCCCACCACGCCACCATCGCGGCGTGAGATGGCGATGATGGATGAACGCGGCACGGCATCGCCCCCTTGTGGAAAGTGCGAAGCTGCCAACTTTTCACCTGGGTGTTGAATACCCACAAACATCGTCTTATGGTCAGGCGTGAACGCCATGCCAGTGATTTCACATGCGACTGGCCCGACCAAGAAACGTTTGATGTCGCCTGTCACAGGGTTGGCACACAACATTTGGTTGTTCCCCATGCCTGCGAAATCTTTGGCGTTGCTGTAGTCGCCATCGGTTTGAATCCACAAGCGGCCATCGCGGTCAAAGGCCAAACCGTCAGGGCTGTTGAACATGTTGTCGGGCGTGATGTTGGCCGAGCCTGCATAGGCGTCTTTGTGCAGTGTGGGGTTGCCTGCCAACGCAAAGATGTCCCATGTGAATTGGTTGGCCGTGTGGTCATTGCCTTTAGGTGTCCAACGCACGATTTGGCCGTACACGTTTTTGGCGCGTGGGTTGGGACCGTTCACCGCTTGGTTTGGCTTGGTGCCGCGGTCGCTGTTGTTGGTGAGGGTCACATACACCTGCGCTTGTGTGGGGTGCGCCGCAATCCACTCGGGGCGGTCCATGGTGGTGGCGCCCACCACCGTGGCAGCCAAACGTGTGTGTACCAGCACTTCAGCTTGGTCTTTGAAACCCGCCTCTGCGGTCAAGCCATTTTTGCCATGGGTCAGTTCCAGCCATTCACCATCGCCTTGGGCTTTGCCGTCCACCGTGGTGAAGCGCGCCACATACAAGGTGCCCTCGTCCAGCAAATCGCGATTGGCTTTTGGATTCTTGGCATCGAACTTTTTAGCAGACACAAATTTGTAAATGTGCTCGCCCTTTTCGTCGTCGCCCATGTAGACCACCACATGGCCGTCGGCGTTCACCACCACCTCAGCGTTCTCGTGTTTGATACGGCCCAAGGCCGTGCGCTTGATGGGCGTGCTGGTGGGGTCCATCGGGTCAATCTCGACCACCCAGCCAAAACGGTTGGGTTCGTTGGGATTCTTGGCTAAATCGAATCGACCATCGAAGGGGTGCCAGTTCAGGCCCGCACCTTTGGCACTGATGCCGTAGCGTTTGAAAGCGGCGTTCTCAGCCACATTCTGGGGCAGGCTCTCGGCGGTGCCAAAGTAGCCGTTGAAGTTTTCTTCGCAAGTCAAGTACGTGCCCCATGGCGTGCGGCCATTGGCGCAGTTGTTGAACGTGCCCAAGGCCACGGTGCCTGTGGGGTCGGCTTGGGTTTTCAACAAAGCGCTGCCTGCGGCGGGGCCGCTCAAACGCATGTCGGTGTTAGTCGTGATACGACGGTTCAAGCGGGCCTGGGGTTGCAGCTTCCACACGCCCCCCATGCGACGCACTTCAAACACGCTCACGCCATGGGCAGCTTGTGCTTTGCGGGTGTCTTCGATGCTGTTGCAACGGCCGTTGACAAACAGGTATTCGTAATTGGCGTATTCGTTGTTGACGGCAATCACACCGTGGTCAGCGCCCAAGCTGAAAAAGCTCATGCCATCGTTGTTGTCGCCGATGGACAAACCTTGGCTGATGGCTGTGCCGCGCGTGGCGGGGTCAAACGCAGTGCCACCAGGCAGGATGGCATCGCCCCACGAAGCCAACACGCGCCACTGGTAGCCTGCAGGCACGGTGATGGTGTCCAAAGAATTGGCGGCAATGGGTGTGAAGCCAATGCGTAGGCCAGCGTTCGCGCTTGCGGGGGCCGCGTGCGCCAAACCTTGACCGCCCAAGAACAAACCCACTCCCGCCCCTGCTGCGCCCAGCAATTGGCGACGGCTCAACAGGGTGTTCACCATGTGGCTGAAATCAGTGTCCTCCGGACGTGGATGGTTGCGTTGGTCGTTTTCGTCAAAGGTATTCATAGCAGCCTCAATGAAATAAGTGACGCAAACTTTAAGCGCAATTCATGACAAAGCAATGACATAAGATTGTCATGAATAAACGGTAATATTGTTTTCATGAAACACGGCACACTCCTCGCAGCGATTGATTTAGGCTCCAACAGCTTCCGTCTCGAAATTGGTCGCTATGACCACGGTCAAATTCAGCGTGTGGCCTACCTCAAAGAAACGGTGCGTCAAGGCAATGGCTTAGACGACGACCGTAACCTCACCGAAGAAGCCATGCAGCGCGGTTGGGACTGTTTGGCACGATTCGCAGAGCGGTTGGCTGGGTTCAAAAAATCACAGGTCCGCGCTGTGGCGACACAGACGTTGCGCGAAGCCAAAAACCGTGAAGCGTTTTTGATGAAGGGCTGTGAAATTTTGGGCTTCCCCATCGAAGTCATCGCAGGTCCCGAAGAAGCACGCCTGATTTACCAAGGCGTCGCCCACATGCTGCCAAGCGACAACGAACGTCGATTGGTGATTGACATTGGCGGACGCTCCACCGAGCTGGTGCTAGGCCAAGGCTTAGACGCTAGAGAAACTGCCTCGTTCCGAGTGGGCAGCGTGGCATGGTCGATGACGTATTTCCCTACGGGCGAGTTCACAGAACAAGCGTTTTACCGCGCTGAAATTGCCGCACAAGCTGTGCTTGAAGAAGCCATCTCCGCGTACCCACGTGACCAATGGCAAAAAGCCTACGGTGCATCAGGCACGGTAGGTGCGGTGGCCGACATCTTGGCTTTGTCTGGTTTCCCTGAAGGCGAAATCAGCTTAGAAGGTTTGGATTGGTTGGTGAAGTGCTTGGTTCGCGCAGGCCAAGCCAGCAAAGTTCAACTCGAAGGTCTGAAAGACGACCGCCGCGCCGTGATTGGTGGTGGCGTGAGTGTCTTGCGCGCTTTGATGACGCTGCTGCAAATCACAAAGCTGCATGTGGCACAAGGTGCCTTGCGCCATGGCGTGTTGTTTGAAATGGTGGAACGCGAAGATCACAACACAGACACGCGCGATTTGTCGATTCAACGGTTGGCTGTGAAATTCTCAGTCGATACCACCCAAGGCCAGCGCGTGGGTCGTGTGGCCGTGCACCTGTTGCAGTTCATGTACCCCAAGCTGAGCAGCGATGAAGCCACGCACATGGAACGACGGTGCCGCAAACTGAGCTGGGCTGCTCAGCTGCACGAGGTAGGTGTTGCGATTTCTCATAGCGACTACCACAAGCATGGCGCTTACATCCTAGACAACGCTGACCTTTTGGGCTTTAGCATGCCCGAGCTTCACCGATTGGGCTTGTTGGTTTTGGGCCAACGCGGCAAGCTCAAAAAATTAGAAGCCGAACTGGAAGAAACCGAATTTGCCAAACTGCTGATGGCCTTGCGCCTAAGCCTGATTCTTTGCCACGCGCGCAAAGACCCCGAACACCAAATATTGAAGCTGCACTGCGATGATCACAAGCAACGCATCACCCTGACCGCTTCTGATGCATGGGTCAATGACTATCCGCAATCGACGCACTTACTGAAACAAGAAAGCGCCTCATGGCAAAAAACACCTTGGGCATTTGAGTTTGTGACAAACAAGTGACATATGTGACACTTGGTGCATTTAATTAAACCGTATAAACTGTTTACTTCATTAATTTTGAAGGAATCTACAAGTGAACACCACTGCTCAAAAAGCCCTCGTTCAAGCTGCCGTTAAAGCACCAACAGTCAAAACTCCAGCAGCCAAAAAACCTGTTGTGAAAAAAACCGCCACGAAAAAAGCTGCCGTTAAAAAACCAGTTGTGAAAAAAGCAACGACAAAAACTGCAGTTAAAAAAGCCCCCATCAAGACAGCCGCACCAAAGCCCGTGAAAGCCGTCAAAGTGGTGAAACCAGCCAAAGTCAAAAAACCAAAATTGGTACGCGACAGCTTCACCATTCCTAAAGACGAATACGTGGTCATCGACAGCCTGAAAGTTCGCGCAGGCAAACTCGGTCAAGCTGTGAAGAAAAGCGAATTGCTGCGCGCTGGCGTCAAAGCCCTCGCCGCCATGAGCGACATTCAGTTCAAAGCAGCATTGAGCAATGTACCGACCATCAAGACCGGTCGTCCCAAGAACTCGAAGTAAGTTCAGGACATGCGACGGTCAGCAACACCGTTTGGGGTTGACCGTCGCGTAGGCGGGTGCGCAACCACCACACGCCGCCCTTGCGCACAGGGCATGTGTGCTCTTGCATGCCCAGCAGCTTGGCCACCAGCTCGCCCAAATAAGGTTGATGCCCCACCAACAAGACAGGCCCCTTGAGTTGCGGCCCAGTTTCGGGGTGCCACTTCAAAAGGTGCAGCACATCCTCCACGGATGTTTCAGGCACCAATTCATCGCGCAATTTAAATTTACGACCCAAGGGTGCAACAGTTTGTTGCGTGCGCCGTGAGGGACTGACCAACACCCGCGTGCCTTCAGGCAAATGACGGTCTAGCCAAGCTGCCATACGCATGGCTTGACGCTCGCCTTTCTTGGTGAGTGAGCGCGACAAGTCGTCACCGCCCTCAGGGGCAACTTCTGCTTCTGCATGACGCCACAAAATCAAATCCATGGTTTGCCCTTCGTTGACGGTCTCACGATTTGGCGGCATACAGCGCCATCAGCGCGGCTTGCGCGCCATGCAATGGCACAGGTGTTATCGGTTGCGCCGCCTTGATGGATGTACGTTTGGGCTTGATGGGTTGCACACGCGTGTACTGCCCGTCGGCATTCAAGCTCCATGCGTCCACGTTGTCGTGCAGGTAAGCCACCAAGCACTCATCAATCACACGTTGGCGCAAGGCAGCATCTTCCACAGGCCATGCCAATTCGACACGGCGAAGCATGTTGCGGTTCATCCAATCGGCGCTCGACAAATACAAAGACTCATCATGACCTGTGCGGAAATAAAACACACGTGAATGCTCTAAAAAGCGACCAATGATGGAGCGCACACGGATGTTGTCGGTCACACCCGGACGCTGCGCGGGCAACATGCACGCACCGCGAATGATCAAATCAATCTGCACGCCGGCCTGCCCAGCATGCACCAGCGCCTCCATCAGCTTTTCATCAGTGAGCGTGTTCATCTTCAAGATGATGCGGCTGGCCACACCTTGTGCAGCGGCTTGTGCTGTTTTCTCTACCTTGTCGATCAAGCTGCGTTGTAGCTGGAACGGTGCAATCATCAGCTTGTTCAAGCGTGGAATCTTGCTTTGGTTCGCCAGCAGGTTAAACACGCTCTCCACATCTTGTGTGAGCTTGGGGTCACAGGTGATGTGGCTCAAGTCGGTGTAGAGCTTGGCTGTGCGTGGGTTGTAGTTGCCCGTGGACAAATGCGCATAGCGACGAATGCTGCGGCCTTCGCGACGCGTGACCAGCAGCATCTTGGCGTGAGTCTTCAAACCCACCACCCCGTACACCACTTGTGCACCGATGTATTCCAGCTTCTCGGCCCAGTTGATGTTGGCCTCTTCGTCAAAGCGTGCTTTGAGTTCCACCACCACTGTCACTTCTTTGCCGCGTTGCACCGCCTCTCGCAGCAACTCCATCAGCACCGAATCAGCGCCCGTGCGGTAAATGGTTTGCTTGATGGCTAACACATTGGGGTCGCGCACGGCTTCGCGTAAGAACGCCAACACGCCATCAAAGCTTTCGTAAGGCTGGTGAATCATCACATCACCACTTTGCAAGCGCTCAAAGAGAGACCCATTGGTCACCATCTGTTGCGGATAGCTGGCGGTGTAACGCGGAAACAACCATTTGGGGTTGTCCACCAAATCAATCAGCTGATTCAAACGCACCAAGTTCACAGGGCCATGCACGCGGTACAGCGCCGAGTGCGGCAACTCAAACTGATGCAACAAGAATTCAGACAAATACTCTGAGCAACCCGACGACACCTCCAAGCGCACAGCCTGCCCGTAATTGCGATGCACCAGGCCTTTGCGCAGCGCGGTGCGCAGGTTTTTCACATCTTCTTCGTCCACGGACAAATCCGAATGGCGCGTGACACGGAACTGTGAAAACTGCCCCACATCGCGGCCCGGAAACAGGTCTTTCAAATGCGCACGAATCACACTGGAAATGGACACAAACA from Limnohabitans curvus carries:
- a CDS encoding SixA phosphatase family protein → MDLILWRHAEAEVAPEGGDDLSRSLTKKGERQAMRMAAWLDRHLPEGTRVLVSPSRRTQQTVAPLGRKFKLRDELVPETSVEDVLHLLKWHPETGPQLKGPVLLVGHQPYLGELVAKLLGMQEHTCPVRKGGVWWLRTRLRDGQPQTVLLTVACPELTSSSWDDRS
- the ppk1 gene encoding polyphosphate kinase 1; this encodes MTTVATGKEPHTQRNSKVEWLDRDLSLLAFNARVLDWAKRAEVPLLERLRYLCIVSSNLDEFFEVRAALHSSVEHPKAPLDAAGTHAQHSLSKVAHALVEEQYALYNDVLTPAFAKEGVRILSHGDRTLTQHQWVKSFFEREVRPLLLPVGLDPAHPFPQVANKSLNFIVRLSGKDAFGRDNEIAIVKVPRSLPRLIALPEKLCGKRQLFVSISSVIRAHLKDLFPGRDVGQFSQFRVTRHSDLSVDEEDVKNLRTALRKGLVHRNYGQAVRLEVSSGCSEYLSEFLLHQFELPHSALYRVHGPVNLVRLNQLIDLVDNPKWLFPRYTASYPQQMVTNGSLFERLQSGDVMIHQPYESFDGVLAFLREAVRDPNVLAIKQTIYRTGADSVLMELLREAVQRGKEVTVVVELKARFDEEANINWAEKLEYIGAQVVYGVVGLKTHAKMLLVTRREGRSIRRYAHLSTGNYNPRTAKLYTDLSHITCDPKLTQDVESVFNLLANQSKIPRLNKLMIAPFQLQRSLIDKVEKTAQAAAQGVASRIILKMNTLTDEKLMEALVHAGQAGVQIDLIIRGACMLPAQRPGVTDNIRVRSIIGRFLEHSRVFYFRTGHDESLYLSSADWMNRNMLRRVELAWPVEDAALRQRVIDECLVAYLHDNVDAWSLNADGQYTRVQPIKPKRTSIKAAQPITPVPLHGAQAALMALYAAKS